A window of Cryptomeria japonica chromosome 3, Sugi_1.0, whole genome shotgun sequence contains these coding sequences:
- the LOC131060643 gene encoding CASP-like protein 4D1: MSRNEERNVILRITAFLLFLASLIVMLISKRSSDKASISLGEYGTTFRYHFNDYMPFRYVVAVNIIACSYSVIRILQELFGLSGGLYFYLSLIFDQLMAYIVLSSASAGIGCIILTKQLSEGGEINDEGVRKFVKYASASVSIQLMGFLVIAGCAVISASPVIRLYKLLIVWLPRRSVLPIVIFSSKAVLGRDNFVLN; encoded by the exons ATGAGTAGAAATGAGGAAcgtaatgtgatcttgaggatcacggCTTTTTTACTTTTCCTTGCTTCATTAATTGTGATGTTAATCAGCAAAAGGAGCTCTGATAAAGCATCAATCTCTCTCGGGGAATATGGCACAACCTTCCGATATCATTTCAATGATTACATGCCCTTCAG ATATGTTGTAGCTGTAAATATTATAGCCTGTTCATATTCCGTCATACGAATTCTACAAGAACTTTTCGGCCTATCTGGAGGATTGTACTTTTATCTGAGCTTAATCTTCGATCAG CTGATGGCATACATAGTTTTATCCAGTGCTTCCGCAGGCATTGGCTGCATAATTTTAACAAAACAATTATCTGAAGGTGGAGAGATAAATGATGAAGGCGTGAGAAAGTTTGTGAAGTATGCATCAGCCTCAGTGAGTATACAACTTATGGGATTTTTGGTGATAGCAGGTTGTGCAGTAATATCAGCCTCTCCTGTTATACGCCTTTATAAGCTATTAATAGTTTGGCTGCCCAGGAGGTCCGTGCTACCAATAGTGATCTTTAGCAGTAAGGCGGTGCTTGGCCGGGACAATTTTGTATTAAATTAA